In a single window of the Lynx canadensis isolate LIC74 chromosome E2, mLynCan4.pri.v2, whole genome shotgun sequence genome:
- the ZNF576 gene encoding zinc finger protein 576, with protein MEDPHPEETMEQQDSSKERSPRSPGGDVCHLGAPQCTRCLITFADSKFQERHMKREHPADFVAQKLQGALFICFTCARSFPSSKALIAHQRGHGPATRPSVPVAPAAAPPTFPCPDCGKTFGQAASLRRHRQAHETRTPPGPFACTECGQDFAQEAGLHQHYIRHARGEL; from the exons ATGGAGGACCCGCATCCTGAAGAGACCATGGAGCAGCAGGATTCGTCCAAGGAGAGGAGTCCCCGCAGTCCAGGAGGCGACGTGT GCCACCTGGGGGCCCCGCAGTGCACCCGCTGCCTCATCACCTTCGCCGATTCCAAGTTCCAGGAGCGTCACATGAAGCGGGAGCACCCAGCGGACTTCGTGGCCCAGAAGCTGCAGGGGGCTCTCTTCATCTGCTTCACCTGTGCccgctccttcccctcctccaaggCCCTGATCGCCCATCAGCGTGGCCACGGTCCAGCCACCAGGCCCTCCGTGCCAGTTGCACCCGCCGCTGCCCCGCCTACCTTCCCCTGTCCTGACTGTGGCAAGACCTTTGGGCAGGCTGCTTCTCTGAGGCGGCACCGCCAGGCGCATGAGACCCGCACCCCTCCTGGCCCCTTCGCCTGCACTGAGTGTGGTCAGGACTTTGCCCAGGAGGCTGGGCTGCATCAACACTACATCCGGCATGCCCGGGGGGAGCTCTGA
- the ZNF428 gene encoding zinc finger protein 428: MTETREPAETGGYASLEEDDEDLSPGPEHSSDSEYTLSEPDSEEEEDEEEEEEEATDDPEYDPGYKVKQRLGGGRGGPSRRAPRAAQPPGPPAQPCQLCGRSPLGEAPPGTPPCRLCCPATAPQEAPAPEGRALGEEEEEPPRAGEGRPAGREEEEEDEEEEGTYHCTECEDSFDNLGELHGHFMLHARGEV; this comes from the exons ATGACAGAGACCCGTGAGCCAGCTGAGACTGGGGGCTATGCCAGCTTGGAAGAAGACGATGAGGACCTCTCTCCAG GCCCTGAGCATTCCTCTGACTCTGAATACACTCTCTCAGAGCCAGACTccgaagaggaagaagatgaggaggaggaggaggaggaggccactGACGATCCTGAATATGACCCTGGCTACAAGGTGAAGCAACGCctgggggggggccgggggggcccGTCCCGCCGGGCCCCCCGTGCAGCCCAGCCCCCGggccccccagcccagccctgccagctCTGTGGCCGCTCACCCCTTGGGGAGgccccaccaggcaccccaccttgCCGGCTCTGCTGCCCTGCTACAGCCCCCCAGGAAGCTCCAGCCCCTGAAGGCAGGGCCCtcggggaggaagaggaggagccgCCTCGGGCTGGGGAGGGTCGAccagctgggagggaggaggaggaggaagatgaggaggaggagggcacctATCACTGTACGGAGTGTGAGGATTCCTTCGACAACCTCGGGGAGCTGCACGGGCACTTCATGCTGCATGCCCGGGGCGAGGTGTAG
- the SRRM5 gene encoding serine/arginine repetitive matrix protein 5: protein MPTMTSCSWPVRGSQVVVHGYRSLMSTVTFRITSPFVPTMPSPPMRPSKPSTSPASTGPSMCPVPPKPPASLKTTKSAKPNSASVPTKPSTAPNSVTSPSSSRSPKWASTKTAASKQSSSKSRARNGTRTPSKASTDTRVRKASTDTRARKASTDTRARKASTDTRARKASTDTRARKASTDTRAREASTDTRASEASTDTKASKVSGVRLHQRRGTHSRGRTPRRRGSRSSKRSPSRASTTSRMRTHGATPSVPNRMRTPTSQKKQSGSKSCSRPRNNNRERNKSQLRSVSREKSYSPPGASGMGKSSGLAITPSRAKSYSPAGTPFKERGSSQSPSTSRRVKSYSQTVTPGREWSYSPSEVSSRLKSYNQDTAPSRTQGHSRSSTPGRNQSQSQSSTPSRTRSESPSSTPSRTRSESWSRMPRRARSHSMVRSHSWKRSHSRARSRTRKGTPSQMRRHSQSRIHSKGGNYNQYRMPRRERSPSQERDHRRSRTVSQERSHSPSGTSHKERDHSRSRTSSSEREHSQTRTPRKERNHSQLRTPRNERDHSQFRTFRKERDCSQSREERGHSQSRTPSNERDHSRSRTPNKKSNPGQSTTPKSLSQKDSTSRAHSPSQNRTPSKTRCPSPSRFLSGAPIPNQDDIQGNAAISKAASPGERSSSSSSKLA, encoded by the exons ATGCCCACTATGACTTCATGCAGCTGGCCTGTGAGAGGCAGTCAGGTGGTTGTCCACGGCTACCGGTCTTTGATGTCCACTGTGACTTTCAGGATCACAAGCCCTTTTGTACCTACCATGCCTTCTCCACCCATGAGACCCTCAAAGCCCAGCACGTCTCCAGCATCCACTGGACCCTCGATGTGCCCCGTGCCTCCCAAGCCTCCGGCCTCCTTGAAGACCACCAAATCGGCAAAGCCCAACAGTGCTTCAGTGCCCACCAAGCCATCAACAGCCCCTAACTCGGTCACAAGCCCAAGCAGTTCTAGGTCTCCCAAGTGGGCAAGTACGAAGACAGCTGCTTCTAAACAGTCCAGCAGCAAGTCCCGAGCCCGCAATGGGACAAGAACACCCAGCAAAGCCAGCACCGACACCAGGGTGAGGAAGGCCAGCACCGACACCAGGGCGAGGAAGGCCAGCACCGACACCAGGGCGAGGAAGGCCAGCACCGACACCAGGGCGAGGAAGGCCAGCACCGACACCAGGGCGAGGAAGGCCAGCACCGACACCAGGGCGAGGGAGGCCAGCACCGACACCAGGGCGAGCGAG GCCAGCACCGACACCAAGGCCAGCAAGGTCAGTGGGGTAAGACTCCACCAGCGGAGGGGCACACACAGCCGGGGCAGAACTCCCAGAAGAAGGGGAAGCCGCAGCTCCAAGAGGTCACCCAGCAGAGCCAGCACTACCAGCAGGATGAGAACTCATGGTGCCACCCCAAGTGTGCCCAACAGGATGAGAACTCCTACTTCCCAGAAAAAACAGAGTGGGAGCAAGAGTTGCAGCCGGCCTAGAAACAACAACCGAGAAAGAAATAAGAGCCAGCTTAGAAgtgtgagcagagagaagagTTACAGCCCACCAGGAGCCTCAGGCATGGGGAAGAGTTCTGGGCTGGCTATAACCCCAAGTAGGGCAAAGAGTTATAGCCCCGCTGGAACTCCCTTCAAGGAGAGAGGTTCCAGCCAGTCTCCATCAACATCAAGGAGGGTAAAGAGTTATAGTCAGACGGTCACCCCTGGCAGGGAATGGAGTTACAGCCCAAGTGAAGTATCTAGCAGGCTCAAGAGTTACAACCAGGATACTGCACCCAGCAGGACCCAGGGTCACAGCCGGTCTAGCACCCCCGGCAGGAACCAGAGTCAGAGCCAGTCTAGCACCCCCAGCAGGACCCGAAGTGAGAGCCCGTCTAGCACCCCCAGCAGGACCCGAAGTGAGAGCTGGTCTAGAATGCCCAGAAGGGCAAGAAGTCATAGTATGGTGAGAAGTCACAGTTGGAAGAGAAGTCACAGTAGAGCACGAAGTCGCACCCGGAAAGGAACTCCCAGTCAGATGAGAAGACACAGCCAATCTAGAATCCACAGCAAGGGGGGAAACTATAACCAATATAGAATGCCCAGAAGGGAAAGAAGCCCCAGCCAGGAGAGAGATCACAGACGATCGAGAACAGTCAGCCAGGAGAGAAGTCATAGCCCATCTGGAACCTCCCACAAAGAAAGAGATCACAGCCGATCTAGAACTTCCAGCAGTGAAAGAGAGCACAGCCAAACCAGAACccccagaaaagagagaaaccacaGCCAACTCAGAACCCCTAGAAATGAGAGAGATCACAGCCAATTCAGAAccttcagaaaagaaagagattgcAGCCaatccagagaggagagaggtcaCAGCCAATCTAGAACCCCCAGCAACGAAAGAGACCACAGCCGATCTAGAACCCCTAATAAGAAGAGCAATCCTGGCCAATCTACAACCCCCAAAAGTCTCAGCCAGAAGGATTCCACTAGCAGGGCACATAGTCCCAGTCAGAACAGAACACCTAGCAAGACAAGGTGCCCTTCCCCCTCCAGATTTCTCAGTGGAGCCCCAATTCCAAACCAGGATGATATTCAAGGTAACGCCGCCATCTCTAAGGCTGCCTCACCTGGAGAGAGGTCCTCATCGTCTTCTTCCAAGCTGGCATAG
- the IRGQ gene encoding immunity-related GTPase family Q protein, translated as MPPPRGDVTALFLGPPGSGKSALIAALCDRNVETIEIPEGRPYSGIPSLRAAGPGLFLGELSCPPAAPGPWAAEANVLVLVLPDPEGNGEPLAPALGEAARAALARGTPLLAVRNLRPGDSQNEDQARDQTAALLNSAGLGTAALFVLPADCGSRDDCKELERLRVALQSQAEVLQRLLPPAQDGFEVLGAAELEAVREAFETGGLEAALSWVRAGLERLGSARLDLAVAGTANVSLVLNTLLGLDPGDPDAEPVFMPAGPTPYPAPERPNVVLWNVPLGSAGIAAAPHPTHYDALILVTPGAPTEKDWAQVRPLVLPDAPLVCVRTDGEGEDPEYPEEEGKAEKPGSESLENAGGGELKNARGEGREKRGAGLQKGSGEGSEKAGSGEGSEKAGSESLPRVGGGAKKSGSGDSERAAALSPEDETWEVLEEAPPPVFPLRPGGLPGLCEWLRRALPPAQAGALLLALPPASPHGARMKAAALRAGAWRPALLASLAAAAAPIPGLGWACDVALLRGQLAEWRRALGLEPAALARRERALGLAPGELAERTRFPGPVTRAEVEARLGAWAGEGTAGGAALGALSFLWPAGGAAATGGLGYRAAHGVLLQALNEMQADAEAVLAPHVPAQ; from the exons ATGCCACCGCCGCGGGGCGACGTGACCGCCTTGTTCCTGGGGCCTCCGGGCTCTGGAAAGTCCGCTCTGATTGCAGCGCTGTGCGACAGAAATGTGGAGACGATAGAGATCCCCGAGGGACGGCCGTACTCAGGGATCCCCAGCCTGCGAGCGGCGGGCCCCGGCCTCTTCCTGGGCGAGCTGAGCTGCCCACCCGCAGCGCCGGGGCCCTGGGCGGCGGAGGCCAATGTGCTGGTACTGGTCCTGCCCGACCCCGAGGGGAATGGGGAGCCCTTGGCCCCAGCGCTGGGAGAGGCGGCGCGGGCCGCCCTGGCCCGTGGGACCCCGCTGTTGGCTGTGCGGAACCTTCGTCCTGGGGATTCACAAAATGAAGACCAGGCCCGGGATCAGACAGCGGCCCTGCTGAACAGCGCGGGGCTGGGGACCGCGGCTCTCTTCGTGCTGCCGGCGGACTGCGGCAGCCGAGATGACTGTAAGGAATTGGAGCGCCTGCGGGTGGCGCTGCAGAGCCAGGCGGAGGTGTTGCAGAG GCTCCTGCCACCGGCTCAGGATGGCTTCGAGGTCCTGGGTGCAGCAGAGCTGGAGGCTGTGCGGGAGGCCTTTGAGACCGGTGGCCTGGAGGCGGCACTGTCGTGGGTTCGCGCTGGCCTGGAGCGGCTGGGCAGCGCGCGGCTGGACCTGGCCGTGGCCGGCACGGCTAATGTGAGCCTTGTGCTGAACACGCTCCTCGGGTTGGATCCCGGCGATCCAGATGCGGAGCCTGTTTTCATGCCCGCGGGGCCCACACCCTACCCGGCCCCGGAGCGTCCCAATGTGGTGCTCTGGAATGTGCCTCTGGGCTCCGCGGGCATTGCTGCCGCCCCCCATCCCACCCACTACGACGCCCTCATCCTCGTCACCCCGGGAGCGCCCACTGAGAAGGACTGGGCTCAGGTTCGGCCCTTGGTGCTGCCAGATGCACCGCTGGTCTGCGTGCGAACAGACGGCGAGGGCGAGGATCCAGAGTATCCCgaggaagagggaaaggcagagaagccCGGCAGCGAGAGCTTAGAGAACGCTGGCGGAGGGGAGTTGAAGAATGCACGCggtgagggaagggagaaacGTGGCGCTGGATTGCAGAAAGGTAGCGGGGAAGGTTCAGAGAAAGCAGGCAGCGGGGAAGGTTCAGAGAAAGCAGGCAGCGAGAGTTTGCCACGTGTTGGCGGCGGCGCGAAGAAATCGGGCAGTGGGGACTCAGAGCGTGCGGCCGCACTGAGTCCCGAGGATGAGACGTGGGAGGTGCTGGAGGAGGCACCGCCACCTGTGTTCCCCCTGCGGCCCGGCGGACTCCCGGGGCTCTGCGAGTGGCTGCGGCGCGCGCTGCCGCCCGCCCAGGCGGGGGCGCTGCTGCTGGCGCTGCCGCCCGCGTCTCCCCACGGGGCCCGGATGAAGGCCGCGGCGCTGCGGGCCGGGGCGTGGCGTCCGGCCCTGCTGGCTAgcctggcggcggcggcggcgcccatACCAGGGCTAGGCTGGGCGTGCGACGTGGCGCTTCTGCGGGGTCAGCTGGCGGAGTGGCGGCGGGcgctggggctcgaacccgcggcgCTGGCTCGACGCGAGCGCGCGCTAGGCCTGGCCCCTGGGGAGCTGGCGGAGCGGACGCGCTTCCCGGGCCCGGTGACGCGCGCCGAAGTGGAGGCGAGGCTGGGCGCGTGGGCCGGCGAGGGCACCGCCGGGGGCGCGGCGCTGGGCGCGCTCTCCTTCCTGTGGCCCGCGGGCGGGGCGGCGGCCACCGGCGGCCTGGGTTACCGCGCGGCGCACGGCGTCCTGCTGCAGGCCCTCAACGAGATGCAGGCCGATGCCGAGGCGGTGCTGGCACCCCATGTGCCCGCGCAGTGA
- the CADM4 gene encoding cell adhesion molecule 4 — protein MGRARRFQWPLLLLWAAAAGPGAGQEVQTENVTVAEGGVAEITCRLHQYDGSIVVIQNPARQTLFFNGTRALKDERFQLEEFSPRRVRIRLSDARLEDEGGYFCQLYTEDTHHQIATLTVLVAPENPVVEVREQAVEGGEVELSCLVPRSRPAAVLRWYRDRKELKGVSSGQENGKVWSVASTVRFRVDRKDDGGIVICEAQNQALPSGHSKQTQYVLDVQYSPTARIHASQAVVREGDTLVLTCAVTGNPRPNQIRWNRGNESLPERAEAVGETLTLPGLVSADNGTYTCEASNKHGHARALYVLVVYDPGAVVEAQTSVPYAIVGGILALLVFLIICVLVGMVWCSVRQKGSYLTHEASGLDEQGEAREAFLNGSDGHKRKEEFFI, from the exons GGGCTGGACAGGAAGTACAGACAGAGAATGTGACCGTGGCTGAGGGAGGGGTGGCCGAGATAACCTGCCGTCTGCACCAGTACGATGGATCCATAGTTGTCATTCAGAACCCAGCCCGGCAGACCCTCTTCTTCAACGGCACCCGCG CCCTGAAGGATGAGCGTTTCCAGCTTGAGGAGTTCTCTCCGCGCCGCGTGCGGATCCGGCTCTCAGATGCCCGCCTGGAGGACGAGGGGGGCTATTTCTGCCAGCTCTACACGGAGGATACCCACCACCAGATTGCCACGCTTACTGTATTGG TGGCCCCAGAGAATCCCGTGGTGGAGGTCCGGGAGCAGGCGGTGGAGGGAGGCGAGGTGGAGCTCAGCTGCCTGGTTCCTCGGTCCCGCCCCGCCGCTGTCCTGCGCTGGTACCGGGACCGCAAGGAGCTGAAAG GAGTGAGCAGCGGCCAGGAAAATGGCAAAGTCTGGAGCGTGGCGAGCACAGTGCGGTTTCGTGTGGACCGCAAGGACGACGGCGGTATCGTCATCTGCGAGGCGCAGAACCAGGCGCTGCCCTCCGGACACAGCAAGCAGACGCAGTACGTGCTGGACGTGCAGT ACTCCCCCACGGCCCGGATCCATGCCTCCCAAGCTgtagtgagggagggagacacgctGGTGCTAACGTGTGCTGTAACAGGGAACCCCAG GCCAAACCAGATCCGCTGGAACCGCGGGAATGAGTCTTTGCCAGAGCGCGCCGAGGCGGTCGGGGAGACGCTTACGCTGCCTGGCTTGGTATCCGCAGATAATGGCACCTACACTTGCGAGGCGTCGAACAAGCACGGCCACGCGAGGGCGCTCTATGTACTCGTGGTCTACG ACCCGGGTGCGGTGGTAGAGGCTCAGACGTCGGTGCCCTACGCCATTGTGGGCGGCATCCTGGCGCTACTGGTGTTTCTGATCATATGTGTGCTGGTGGGCATGGTCTGGTGCTCTGTACGGCAGAAgg GCTCCTATCTGACCCACGAGGCCAGTGGCCTGGATGAGCAGGGAGAAGCAAGAGAAGCCTTTCTCAATGGCAGCGACGGAcacaagaggaaagaagaattCTTCATCTGA
- the LOC115502872 gene encoding phospholipase A2 inhibitor and Ly6/PLAUR domain-containing protein, whose amino-acid sequence MRASMKPGTFFLAFTLLCTLLGLGCPLSCEVCRGSGPTCSGKMKTCEAGKDACVVVVGESCTKGRHAVNTYKACMKYSDCYSGFVSTTMGPKDYMVSNTRCCQSDGCNQGSVPPPQNNRTENGLQCPACIAPFQETCPGTQAARCVGQETHCVYFAGNVQAGLITPKFATRGCATESACFAKAGAQVPSASYLYFLRRADCLPARQAPSRAE is encoded by the exons ATGAGGGCTTCCATGAAACCGGGGACCTTCTTTCTGGCCTTCACTCTGCTCTGCACCCTCCTAGGTCTGG GGTGCCCACTGAGCTGTGAAGTGTGCAGGGGCTCCGGGCCCACGTGCAGCGGAAAAATGAAGACTTGCGAGGCCGGCAAGGACGCGTGCGTGGTCGTCGTGGGGGAGTCCTGCACAA AGGGCCGCCACGCGGTGAACACCTACAAGGCCTGCATGAAGTACAGCGACTGCTACTCGGGATTCGTGTCCACCACGATGGGCCCCAAGGACTATATGGTGTCCAACACGCGCTGCTGCCAGAGCGACGGCTGCAACCAGGGCTCGGTGCCCC CTCCCCAGAACAATCGTACGGAGAACGGCCTCCAGTGCCCGGCCTGCATCGCGCCCTTTCAGGAGACATGCCCCGGGACCCAGGCAGCCCGCTGCGTTGGCCAGGAGACCCACTGCGTCTACTTCGCTGGCAACGTGCAGGCCG GTCTCATCACCCCCAAATTTGCCACTCGGGGCTGTGCCACGGAGAGTGCCTGCTTCGCCAAGGCCGGGGCGCAGGTGCCTTCAGCCTCTTATCTGTACTTCCTCCGCCGAGCAGACTGCCTTCCAGCCCGCCAGGCCCCTAGCAGGGCGGAGTAA